The segment TCTTTGCAAGCATCATAAATTCAGTTTTTACTGATGGTAAGGCTTCACAAAATAAAAAAAGCTCTGCAATACTTACTCCAAGTCCTTTAGCTACCTTTTCTATACTACCAAGAGAGAGATTTTGTTCTCCCCGTTCTATTGTACCAATATAGGTACTATGTAATTCTGCCTTTTCTGCTAATTCTTCTTGAGTTAATCCTTGAATTTGTCTAAGTTCTCTTACCCTCTGTCCAAATTTGATTTGTATATCGCTCATTGCTTTTTTATCCTCTATAAATTTATATCATAATTAACCATAAAAGTGAATAGACGATAACTTTTTTTTACAGACGAAAATT is part of the bacterium genome and harbors:
- a CDS encoding helix-turn-helix transcriptional regulator, giving the protein MSDIQIKFGQRVRELRQIQGLTQEELAEKAELHSTYIGTIERGEQNLSLGSIEKVAKGLGVSIAELFLFCEALPSVKTEFMMLAKIIDLIKKNDERTLKMIDNILKEILKWAKEVDV